One window from the genome of Glycine soja cultivar W05 chromosome 12, ASM419377v2, whole genome shotgun sequence encodes:
- the LOC114379841 gene encoding nicalin-like, with amino-acid sequence MAPRKPREREMLLESVIALIFIFVACVDLCDGATVVDVYRLIQYDMSGVPFGSRLASLNHHAASLHFSPHVDLSRTVLLIPLRELNMSFVKEYIAESKPLGGLIFLLPRMFSFENKDGMGSNHQDESKELLKNALDELEQILIHANLPYPVYFAFEDDNIDAVLTDIKKNDVTGQPATATTGGYKFVVSAPEPKKVVSPPITNIQGWLAGLKTDDDAHQLPTIAIVASYDTFGAAPALSVGSDSNGSGIVALLEVARLFSLLYSNPKTRGQYNLLFGLTSGGPYNYNGTHKWLRSFDQRLRESIDYAICLDSIGSWENELWIHVSKPPENAFIKKIHEDFSRVAEELGFKVNLKHKKINISNPRVAWEHEQFSRLRVTAATLSELSTAPELLGKTGGLVDGRHFVNEAAIVRSVKLIAESLARHIYGHQGKNIQIFADNSNLAVNPSYVQSWLDVLSQTPRVAPFLSKGDPFVMALKKELEDHTDEVNLHRDVLDGMFTFYDSTRAKLNIYQVASVTFDLLLLLVLGSYLIVLFSFLVITTRGLDDLISLFRRPPSRKVKTA; translated from the exons ATGGCGCCAAGGAAACCTCGCGAGCGTGAAATGCTGCTCGAGTCCGTTATCGCGCTCATCTTCATCTTCGTCGCCTGCGTCGACCTCTGCGACGGCGCCACTGTCGTCGACGTCTACCGCCTCATCCAGTACGACATGTCCGGAGTCCCCTTCGGATCTCGACTCGCCAGCCTCAACCACCACGCCGCCTCGCTCCACTTCTCTCCACACGTCGATCTCTCTCGCACCGTCCTCCTCATACCACTTCGCGAACTCAACATGTCTTTTGTCAAAg AATATATTGCTGAAAGCAAGCCTCTTGGGGGTTTAATATTTTTGCTTCCCCGGATgttcagttttgaaaacaaagatggtATGGGAAGTAATCATCAAGATGAGAGTAAAGAATTGCTGAAGAATGCATTGGATGAACTTGAACAAATACTTATACACGCCAACTTACCT TATCCTGTTTATTTTGCATTTGAGGATGATAACATTGATGCTGTGTTAACTGATATCAAGAAGAATGATGTCACTGGTCAGCCTGCTACGGCAACAACTGGCGG ATACAAATTTGTTGTTTCAGCCCCAGAACCAAAGAAAGTTGTATCTCCTCCCATTACAAATATTCAG GGATGGTTGGCAGGACTGAAGACAGATGATGATGCTCATCAATTACCCACCATTGCAATAGTTGCATCATATGACACCTTTGGGGCTGCTCCT GCATTATCAGTGGGAAGCGATAGTAATGGAAGTGGCATTGTGGCTCTTCTTGAAGTAGCTAGGTTGTTTTCTCTCTTATATTCTAATCCAAAGACAAGAGGTCAATACAATCTGCTGTTTGGGCTAACTTCTGGTGGGCCTTATAACTACAATGGAACCCATAAG TGGCTTAGGAGCTTTGATCAACGTCTGCGTGAGAGCATTGACTATGCTATTTGCTTGGATAGTATTGGCTCTTGGGAAAATGAATTGTGGATTCATGTGTCTAAGCCTCCGGAAAATGCctttattaagaaaattcatGAA GATTTTTCAAGGGTTGCAGAAGAATTAGGCTTTAAAGTGAATCTGAAGCATAAGAAAATTAACATTTCCAATCCTCGA GTAGCTTGGGAGCATGAACAGTTTTCAAGGCTGAGAGTTACTGCGGCCACCCTTTCTGAACTCTCTACAGCACCTGAATTGCTAGGGAAGACTGGTGGTTTGGTTGATGGCAG GCATTTTGTCAATGAAGCGGCTATTGTCAGAAGTGTGAAATTAATTGCTGAGAGTCTTGCG AGGCATATCTATGGACATCAAGGAAAGAACATTCAGATCTTTGCAGACAACAGTAACTTGGCTGTCAATCCTTCTTATGTTCAATCATGGTTAGATGTTTTGTCCCAAACGCCTCGAGTAGCTCCATTTTTGTCAAAAGGTGATCCTTTTGTAATGGCACTGAAAAAG GAATTAGAAGACCATACTGATGAGGTAAATCTACATAGAGATGTGCTTGATGGGATGTTCACTTTCTATGATTCAACCAGGGCAAAGCTGAACATATATCAG GTTGCCAGTGTCACATTTGACTTGCTGTTGCTTCTAGTGCTGGGATCGTATTTGATTGTGCTCTTCAGTTTCTTGGTCATCACCACTAGG GGTCTTGATGATCTAATCAGTCTATTTCGGCGGCCTCCCTCTCGAAAAGTGAAAACTGCATAG
- the LOC114380407 gene encoding uncharacterized protein LOC114380407 isoform X1 — translation MDTLSRIRFPPTCYSLQLPKISALSRFPNAFSKTTHQVSVLRVRASRPSVSNADEDVLQIFFKERELNGDFISRASDLLWRRDFRSSGDYDISELTNNTSQQTEQIIETDNDAGFLKLTRTQEWLTGDNSPPINTKVTAKALQDSSARRKKLNMLKYESLKRELLLLSVGIGLACSGYCLVILSVQVAISYAIGVLFSCLYLQLLYQHADNLSSEDVPQIFKKKKSKKIGIRSEDLEDFLERTIKGSGISLSSPRLVIPATIYGLWILFHQYFTNDIFDFQLVPAMFGMFVYKAAVLVQAYRDNERLRLVFPENEEGSSY, via the exons ATGGATACCCTCTCAAGGATTAGATTCCCCCCCACTTGTTACAGCCTTCAGTTACCAAAAATCTCTGCATTATCTCGTTTCCCAAATGCTTTTTCCAAAACCACTCACCAGGTTTCAGTGCTAAGAGTAAGAGCTTCTCGTCCTTCAG TGAGTAATGCAGACGAGGATGTcttgcaaatattttttaaggagAGAGAATTAAATGGGGATTTTATATCAAGAGCTTCCGATTTACTATGGAGAAGAGATTTCAGAAGTTCTGGTGATTATGATATTAGCGAGCTCACCAACAACACTTCTCAACAAACTGAGCAG ATCATAGAGACTGACAATGATGCTGGTTTTTTGAAACTTACAAGAACCCAAGAGTGGTTAACAGGTGACAATTCTCCACCAATAAACACGAAGGTGACTGCTAAG GCGTTGCAGGACAGCAGCGCAAGACGCAAGAAACTGAACATGCTCAAATATGAATCT CTCAAGAGGGAATTACTGCTTCTATCTGTGGGTATTGGATTGGCTTGTAGTGGATATTGCTTGGTTATTTTGTCCGTACAG GTTGCTATAAGTTATGCGATTGGAGTCCTTTTCAG TTGCTTGTACCTTCAACTCTTGTATCAACATGCAGACAACCTATCCAGTGAAGATGTTCCTCAAATATTCAAGAAAAAGAAGTCAAAGAA AATTGGTATAAGAAGTGAAGACCTTGAAGATTTCTTGGAGAGGACAATCAAGGGTAGCGGTATATCACTTTCATCTCCTAGGCTAGTTATTCCAGCAACAATATATGGACTTTGGATTCTGTTTCATCAGTATTTTACCAATGACATTTTTGATTTCCAG CTTGTGCCAGCCATGTTCGGAATGTTTGTCTACAAGGCTGCTGTTCTGGTGCAAGCTTATAGAGATAATGAACGCTTACGGCTTGTATTTCCAGAAAATGAAGAGGGATCAAgctattga
- the LOC114380407 gene encoding uncharacterized protein LOC114380407 isoform X2: MQGFHYIDAMDTLSRIRFPPTCYSLQLPKISALSRFPNAFSKTTHQVSVLRVRASRPSVSNADEDVLQIFFKERELNGDFISRASDLLWRRDFRSSGDYDISELTNNTSQQTEQIIETDNDAGFLKLTRTQEWLTGDNSPPINTKVTAKALQDSSARRKKLNMLKYESLKRELLLLSVGIGLACSGYCLVILSVQVAISYAIGVLFSCLYLQLLYQHADNLSSEDVPQIFKKKKSKKIGIRSEDLEDFLERTIKGSGISLSSPRLVIPATIYGLWILFHQYFTNDIFDFQLVPAMFGMFVYKAAVLVQAYRDNERLRLVFPENEEGSSY; encoded by the exons a TGCAGGGCTTTCATTACATCGATGCCATGGATACCCTCTCAAGGATTAGATTCCCCCCCACTTGTTACAGCCTTCAGTTACCAAAAATCTCTGCATTATCTCGTTTCCCAAATGCTTTTTCCAAAACCACTCACCAGGTTTCAGTGCTAAGAGTAAGAGCTTCTCGTCCTTCAG TGAGTAATGCAGACGAGGATGTcttgcaaatattttttaaggagAGAGAATTAAATGGGGATTTTATATCAAGAGCTTCCGATTTACTATGGAGAAGAGATTTCAGAAGTTCTGGTGATTATGATATTAGCGAGCTCACCAACAACACTTCTCAACAAACTGAGCAG ATCATAGAGACTGACAATGATGCTGGTTTTTTGAAACTTACAAGAACCCAAGAGTGGTTAACAGGTGACAATTCTCCACCAATAAACACGAAGGTGACTGCTAAG GCGTTGCAGGACAGCAGCGCAAGACGCAAGAAACTGAACATGCTCAAATATGAATCT CTCAAGAGGGAATTACTGCTTCTATCTGTGGGTATTGGATTGGCTTGTAGTGGATATTGCTTGGTTATTTTGTCCGTACAG GTTGCTATAAGTTATGCGATTGGAGTCCTTTTCAG TTGCTTGTACCTTCAACTCTTGTATCAACATGCAGACAACCTATCCAGTGAAGATGTTCCTCAAATATTCAAGAAAAAGAAGTCAAAGAA AATTGGTATAAGAAGTGAAGACCTTGAAGATTTCTTGGAGAGGACAATCAAGGGTAGCGGTATATCACTTTCATCTCCTAGGCTAGTTATTCCAGCAACAATATATGGACTTTGGATTCTGTTTCATCAGTATTTTACCAATGACATTTTTGATTTCCAG CTTGTGCCAGCCATGTTCGGAATGTTTGTCTACAAGGCTGCTGTTCTGGTGCAAGCTTATAGAGATAATGAACGCTTACGGCTTGTATTTCCAGAAAATGAAGAGGGATCAAgctattga
- the LOC114380508 gene encoding photosystem I subunit O-like, whose product MTTTFATVAGLGGASLSSTSSRLTSGFVKSPVSARNPLRQAVAMGNGRVTCFERNWLRADYSVIGFGLIGWLAPSSVPAINGKSLTGLFFESIGAELAHFPTPPALTSSFWLWLVTWHLGLFICLTFGQIGFKGRTEEYF is encoded by the exons ATGACAACCACCTTCGCGACCGTCGCAGGACTCGGTGGTGCATCACTGTCATCCACCTCATCTCGTCTCACCTCAG GGTTTGTGAAATCGCCAGTGAGTGCTAGGAATCCCTTGAGGCAAGCTGTGGCAATGGGAAATGGGAGGGTTACATG CTTCGAGAGGAATTGGCTGCGGGCAGATTACAGtgtgattgggtttgggttgATTGGTTGGCTAGCACCCTCAAGCGTACCGGCTATCAACGGTAAAAGTCTGACTGGCCTCTTCTTTGAGAGCATTGGAGCTGAGCTTGCTCACTTCCCCACCCCTCCTGCCCTTACTTCATCCTTTTG GTTATGGCTGGTTACGTGGCACCTTGGCTTGTTCATCTGCCTCACTTTTGGGCAAATTGGATTCAAGGGAAGGACTGAAGAGTACTTTTGA